The genomic stretch TCGCCACCCAAAGCATATCGTTTTGCATCGCAGAATCGGGAAAGCTCAGCAGGATAATCGTGAAGGCTATGGGAGTGTTTTGAATCCCTGTCTCGAGACTGATTGCCCGCTGCTGAATAGGATACGCTCCAAGCAATTGCGACACGTAGTAGCCGAACAAAAACCCAATCAGTCCGAGCGCGATGGCTGCAAAATAAATGGTTAGTGGAGTGCTGAAAATGAGCGGATAGTGCCGGGCAAACGCGGTCACGATCAGGTAAAGAATTACAATCATCCCCATAAACCCGGCAGTATCCTCTGCCACTTTCGCCCACCCCCTCGAAAAACGGCGGAGGATGAGACCACCCGCGACCGGCACCAAGACCAAAACCAAAGACAAGACAATGTCCTTCGTTGGGACGACAAACGCGGCCTCCCCGCCGAACTCTTCTGAAATCTTCTCCGCAAAAGGGCTCGCATAAAGACCTAGAAGCAAAGGGGTCATGACCAGTGCCAGAATTGTCGAGACAGTAGTCATCGAGATACTCAGTGCCACCTGTCCACGAGCAAAATAGCTAAAGAGATTTGAGGTCGTTCCCCCAGGCAAGCAACCCACCATAATCAGCGCGATCGCTGCAGCAGGCGGAAGATGAAGAACCAGCGAAATCCCGAACGCGATCAACGGCATAAAGCCAAACTGCGAGAGAAAACCGACAAGGATAAGGCGAGGTCGCCGAAGGGCGCCTTTGAAGTCTGTAGCAG from Verrucomicrobiota bacterium encodes the following:
- a CDS encoding bile acid:sodium symporter; amino-acid sequence: MIPPDTQLLYPIDKALLAVMILIIMFGMGASLTATDFKGALRRPRLILVGFLSQFGFMPLIAFGISLVLHLPPAAAIALIMVGCLPGGTTSNLFSYFARGQVALSISMTTVSTILALVMTPLLLGLYASPFAEKISEEFGGEAAFVVPTKDIVLSLVLVLVPVAGGLILRRFSRGWAKVAEDTAGFMGMIVILYLIVTAFARHYPLIFSTPLTIYFAAIALGLIGFLFGYYVSQLLGAYPIQQRAISLETGIQNTPIAFTIILLSFPDSAMQNDMLWVAILYSIFIVISSSCITIWYRKIGQFDWDVYRNTIIHTRLFGTEWKTNYPKDFLPSRIAKDPSQGALREDIVREDD